A genomic window from Silene latifolia isolate original U9 population chromosome Y, ASM4854445v1, whole genome shotgun sequence includes:
- the LOC141627679 gene encoding uncharacterized protein LOC141627679 produces the protein MTDNQISQLASQLASQISQFQASNVKFYGKTEENPKTINAIHLRSGRELEDWVFIKRKKSCKSEVVVEPPKVVEDDPVEVVVETPMVVDEPTKIVEEPKQQVVIPYVPPIPFPQRFTRAKLEQKYGKFIHMMKGVNIIMCFIDDIKEIPAYGKFLKELISNKNSLSPSTTVNLSKKCSAILMNELPQKLEDPGSFSIPCTIGTVQIERVLCDLGASISLMPLKIFKKLKDYELLPTRVSLQLANRSVKYPIGLVEHVLLKVGKLVIPCDFYVMDIPEDSKTPIILGRPCLATGGVLIDMKNGKLSL, from the coding sequence ATGACGGATAATCAAATCTCTCAATTGGCTTCTCAATTGGCTTCTCAAATAAGTCAATTTCAAGCCTCAAATGTAAAGTTTTATGGTAAAACCGAAGAGAACCCAAAGACCATTAATGCTatacatttgaggagtggtagggAGTTGGAAGACTGGGTGttcataaagaggaaaaagagtTGCAAATCGGAAGTTGTGGTTGAACCACCAAAAGTGGTTGAAGATGATCCTGTGGAAGTTGTTGTGGAAACTCCCATGGTAGTTGATGAACCTACCAAGATTGTTGAAGAACCCAAGCAACAAGTCGTGATACCATATGTGCCACCAATCCCTTTCCCTCAAAGGTTTACAAGAGCAAAGCTTGAGCAAAAGTATGGGAAATTCATCCACATGATGAAAGGTGTGAACATCATCATGTGTTTTATTGATGACATCAAGGAGATACCCGCATATGGAAAATTCTTGAAGGAGTTGATTTCCAACAAAAATTCCTTGAGTCCAAGTACAACGGTGAATTTATCCAAGAAATGTAGTGCCATTCTAATGAATGAGTTACCCCAAAAGCTTGAAGATCCGGGGAGTTTTTccataccgtgtaccattgggaCTGTTCAAATAGAGAGAGTTCTATGTGATTTGGGGGCAAGCATTAGCCTCATGCCTCtcaaaattttcaagaaattgaaagaTTATGAGCTTTTACCAACTAGAGTTTCTTTACAACTTGCGAATAGATCGGTGAAgtatccaattggccttgtggaACATGTACTACTTAAAGTGGGAAAGCTTGTGATACCTTGCGACTTCTATGTGATGGATATTCCCGAGGATTCCAAAACTCCAATCATCCTAGGGCGCCCTTGCCTTGCTACGGGAGGTGTCTTGATTGATATGAAAAATGGAAAACTATCTCTTTAA